The nucleotide sequence TGTTAACTGAGCGTTTTAATCCTAAAATTGCAGCAGGTGCAAAAAAATTGAAGTTTTAGCGCTTGTATGCCCAAAGGAGATGCATATGTCTCAAGACTCCTGCCGGTGGGGATTTCAAAGGCAGACATTCGCCTAAGAGTGATTACTCCAGTTGAGGCAGTGACTTTAGAGAGAGCGCTACTTGAAGATGCTGTAGACCTTTACTATTCGGCTTGGGTTAGTTTTATGGATGCGTTGCGTGGCATTCAGTCGGAATGCGGCACTTGGGCTACAGTGAAGTTATACTATTCCGCATTTTATACACTTCGCTCTGCGCTAGCGCTTGGGAAAATATGCGCTTTTCACGTGGGCCATTCATCCTTTTCGGTGAAGGCGATCGCTGGTCAAACTCCGAGTTCATGCACTGATAGAGGAACTCATAAAAGTGTCCTGAATACTTTCAATCGCGAGTATCCCGGACACGCTCTGGTTTCCCAACAAATCGATTTGCAGAATGCTTTAGATTGGTTGGTTGATAAACGAGAGGCGGCTAATTACCAGCAAGCGAGATTTAGCGAGCCTGAATTTTCTCCTGAATTTGACTTTGTGAATAGGCAAGGGTTACGCAAGACGTTGGGGACATATCTTTCTGACACATCACTTCTCTATGTGTTCGATCCTGATCATGCGATCGTCGCCTACCCGCTTCGCGCGCTCCAGATGATAGGCGATCAGATGCTTGCGGCAGCTATTCCTATGGCTTTGTCGCCAGAAGAAGAATCTTTTCTCAAATCAAAAGCTTCAGACAAGGTGGGCAACTTGACGGCGTTAGTTAGTGAAATGAAACGCTTGAGGCTCCTTAGCTAGTTTTGCTATACAATATGGCATGTAAGAGGCCTGAAAGACGACTTCTGTTAGAGCAAACTTGTGGCTTTAACCTAACTCTTTCCACGAGGCGGGTACTATGGTTGTTGAATCCGTTCCCAACATTTAACGACTATCGTTTGAAAAGGTCAGCCTAGCGCAACTCCGCTCTACCAATGTTGGAGGTTGAGGGCAGCCGCTTCTTTGAATTTCGTGCGTCTTTTGCCTTACTACTCCGTTGCTGCTGGGCGAAACCGTTCTGCAATCTTATCCACACCACCGCGCTTACCTTCAACGGGTTGAAAGGTGGAGTTAGTGGCGTTCCATCCAATTTGGGTGGGGTAGGGGTAGAGGGGCATTTCCCAGGTGGGTTTGCCGTTTTCGGCGTGTTTGCCGGTTAGGGCGAAGGGGGCTTTGCCGGTTTCGCGCCAGGCGCGGACGGCTTCGAGGAGGTTGGGCGGTTGATTGATGCCCGGGCCGCCGCCGTGGGCCAGACCCGGGACGACGTAGAAGCGGAAGAAGGACTGCACTTTTTCCAGTCCACCGCACTGGCCGATCACGCGCTCGTAATAATCAATGGAGGCGTGGTAGGGCACGACGGAATCCGCAGTGCCGAGGGTCATAATGAGCTTGCCACCGCGTTTCTCGAAGGCGCGCAGGTCAGAATTCTCTGCGTTCAGATAGGGCGCGAGCTTCGCCGTGTAGGTGTCGATGTCCGCCCCGAAATTGATCTCCTGCAGATTCTTCTCCGCGCCGAAAACCCAGTTGAAGAGATACAGGTGCCCGTGCGACAGCTCGATGGAACTGCCGAGCGGGATGCCATTGAAGATGCGTTCACCGGTCACGGCATGGCGCGGTCCATCGAAGAGTTTGCGCAGCGCGTCGGCGTGTTCATCGGTGAGTGTCTTATCCTTTTTTCGCGCCAAGGCGATGACGGCCTCGATGTCCTTCGCATCGCAACGTGGATCGGAGACGAACTTGCCTGCGGCGATCGGGATTTCCCGCGAGGCCATGTATTCATTCGCCGCCGCCATGATGTTGGCATCCTGCGACTTCGTGAAGGGGCACTTCTTCAATATCTGATCGTTCCACAGGAAGTAAGCGTGCAACGGCGTGCGGCAGTGCGCCGCGACGGCCGCCGCGATGCCATCGTAATCTTCGGGATAACGCTGCGCCTCCTGCAACGCTTGCTGACCACCCGTGGAGCCGCCGCTGAAATACGAGAACTCCGGCGCCTTCCCGTAATGCGCCCGCACGATCTGCTTGGCCGCCACCGTCATGAGATGCGTGGCGCGATAGCCGAAATCCTTCCACACCTCCGGATTGCCCACGCCCGAGAGCGCATTCGGCGCCGTGCCCATATCCGTGGTGGCGACGGCGTAACCTTGGGCACTCGCGCTCGCGAGCCCACCGGGATTGATCTTTCCCGCCGCACCGCCGTTGCCCAGGCCGAGGAAGCGCGCATTCCATTTCTCCGCATCCGGCAGCCAGACCTCCACCTGAATATTCGAGCCTTTCGCCGGTTTGAGCGTCAGCTTCACGATCGTGCGTGTGCCCGAGGGATCGCGTTCCACGCTGGTGATTGTCGCGGTGTCGATCTTCAGCGCGCGTAATGCGGCTGATTTATCTGCGCTGCTTTGCGTCGTCGCCGTCTGGCCGGAGACGGAAAAGCAACTGAGCAGCAACGCGAGCGCGAGGGAGGAAATCTTTCTGTTCATGGGAATGTGCTAGTGCGGGGATGGTAAGCAGGGCAGGGCGGGGCGTCGATGGTACACTCTGGCGCGTTGCCGCTATGGGCCAAGCCATGGGGACGTGA is from Verrucomicrobiia bacterium and encodes:
- a CDS encoding tannase/feruloyl esterase family alpha/beta hydrolase encodes the protein MNRKISSLALALLLSCFSVSGQTATTQSSADKSAALRALKIDTATITSVERDPSGTRTIVKLTLKPAKGSNIQVEVWLPDAEKWNARFLGLGNGGAAGKINPGGLASASAQGYAVATTDMGTAPNALSGVGNPEVWKDFGYRATHLMTVAAKQIVRAHYGKAPEFSYFSGGSTGGQQALQEAQRYPEDYDGIAAAVAAHCRTPLHAYFLWNDQILKKCPFTKSQDANIMAAANEYMASREIPIAAGKFVSDPRCDAKDIEAVIALARKKDKTLTDEHADALRKLFDGPRHAVTGERIFNGIPLGSSIELSHGHLYLFNWVFGAEKNLQEINFGADIDTYTAKLAPYLNAENSDLRAFEKRGGKLIMTLGTADSVVPYHASIDYYERVIGQCGGLEKVQSFFRFYVVPGLAHGGGPGINQPPNLLEAVRAWRETGKAPFALTGKHAENGKPTWEMPLYPYPTQIGWNATNSTFQPVEGKRGGVDKIAERFRPAATE